In Setaria italica strain Yugu1 chromosome IX, Setaria_italica_v2.0, whole genome shotgun sequence, the genomic stretch CTCCTCAAGAagtgagagttgcattcttttttagATGGAGGAAGTAGATGGTAGAGGAGGgtagagttgcattcttttttagACGGAGGAAGTAGATGGTAGAGGAGGgtagagttgcattcttttttagATGGAGGAAGTAGATGGTAGAGGAGGGTAGTGCTGGGATGGAAGCCATGGAAGGATAATCGTGAGTCATTTAAAAGGTGGAGAGGGGGTAATTTAGGACGAAAGCCTCGTAGAATGacggtggagccgtggaggtaGGGAGAAAAACCATCCATGCCCATGCAAAACCGCCGGGTCACAACAAAGTTTGGCTATCTGGGCGGACACCGCCGGGTCACCTAcctggcccttgtttacttcccacaaaactcccaactttaacactatgcaaaaagaagattccccatcacatcaaacttgcggtacatgtatggagtactaaatgtagacgaaatcaaaaactaattgcacagttttgttgtactttgcgagacgaatcttttgagcctaattagtcaatatttggacaataattcacaaatacaaacgaaacgctacagtatcgcatttatggcaaaatgccaatttggcacctcccaacttcccaAGTAAACAAGGACCTGGTGGAAGAGGAGCCAGAGAACGACGAGGAATTCGCGTCGTGTTTGGCGCTAGATCTCCGGTTCGAAACTTTGAAACCCCCTTTGCCCTTGGGCCCCACTTCGGCCCGCTCGGCGTGCAGCAAAAGGCGCCGCTGACACGACTGGCAGGGCGTTCGCCTTGCGAAACAAAAGGCGTCGTCAGCGAACACCGAGGCGAAAACGCGACGGGATCGCGCAGGCCCTTCATCCTACCGCATCGCCACATCGGCAGGCCACGGAAGGGGGGAGGAGACCATTTGAATTTCGAACGCCGCCGGCCACTCCGCTCCCCATCATTCCCCACGACCCCTCCCATCCTCCGCCTGCCCCTCCTCCACTCCGGTCTCCACCGTCCGCCGGCAGAGATGAAGAAGGCGTCCGCGGCCTCGCGCTACGCGGCCTACGactccccgtccccgtccccgtccccgcgccgcgcggcgccctcagcccccgccgcggccgcgaccCCGGGAGGAgcgcacggcagcagcagcagccgcagccgcgcGCTGGTGGTGGCTGGGAGATCCGGCCGCGACCTGCTGGGCGGCAGGCCGCAGCCCCAGCACCAGGGCAACCTGGGCTCCGTGCTCCGGCGGCTCATCTCCATGGACAAGAAGCCGCCTTCCGCCAAGGGCCACCTCCCGgtgcctcctgccgccgccgccgcagcggcggcgaagAACAACGGCGGCGGGAAGCTGCCGGGGCTGTCGCGGAAGCTATTCCAGAAGGGGCCGTCCGCCgacgcggcagcggccaataAGACGAAGGCCCTGACGGACGTCAAGAACGGCGGCAACAACGCCAACACGCGGACGCTCGCCATGGTGCTGCGCAGCGAGCGGGAGCTCCTGGCGCAGAGCAAGGCGCAGGAGGACGAGATCGCCGCGCTCCGCCTGCAGCTCGAGAACAAGGACCGGGAGGTGGAGCGGCTCAAGGACCTGTGCCTGCGCCAGCGGGAGGAGATCAGGACGCTCAAGGACGCCGTCCTGTTCCCGGACGCAGAgcgggagccggagccggaccGCCGCCTCCGGGATGAGATCTCCACGCTCACCGGTCAGATCCAGTGCCTTGCGCAGGAGCTCGCCCAGGCACGTTCCATTCCATGATCTCACCGTGTGTTCTTCACTTTTGCACCTAGGCAGTCGATTTCTAATGCTCTGCCGCCTGCTGTTTCACTCTCTGCAGGTTAAGGCCGAGAAGCACTCGGCAAGGTCCTGCTTTGAAGATGATGGATACTGCTCTTCCCCTAGGACGCCGGGGTTTAACGAGGAGACCGCTTTCTCTCTGGTGGGTTCGATTGCTCCACTATTTGTTTGTTCTTACAATGGCATATTGTTTGTTCCTGATTACAAAATTACAACTTTTGAGTTGTATCCCGTGCGGTTTGAATAACCACTAGCAATATGCCTGGTTACCAATTAATCTGTGAATAAGGTGGGGAATCAGTGTATTGCTTTCATGATAGTATTCTCAACCTGCATTTTGCGTTTCCTGAGGAATGCAGGTATTTGTGTTGCTGCAGAGATTATTTTTCTTCTATATAATTGTTTACTTCTTTTGTGTTTATTTCTTTATGTATTATGAAGTACTGCACAAACAAACCAGAAACTGGCTACCTCACACATTATCTATCCGCCGTGTAGTAAGAAATATATGCCATTGATGATATGATAGACAGACTGCATACATTAGTAATTTGAGAAAAACATAGGTTCATACTCTTATGTAGTTCTATCATTGATGCAGAACAATATTTTGCACGCTCTTCTCTTGCACTACAAAATATACACTGATTGTGTTCCACGTTGACAAGTGCCTAGTTGTCAGCACAAACAGGCTTTATCTCACTTTTCTTATGATCTATTCTCTCTGCTAACACAGGAGTGCAGCATTGGGGAAGCTGAGACACCAAACTATGGTAGCCCAGATGAAATGTTCAGCAAAGATCTTAACCCTTGCCTGACCCCCTGCATTGCCAAGAGCAAATCCGATGTATCTGCACAAATCCAGTCTTCTTCCCATTCCACAAAGGTGAATTTCTTCTCCTATCATTTTTTTGTTGACCTCAAGCGAAAGCAAAGAAATCCGAAATAACATTTTTTTGCTATGTCTATCTTGTGCTTGCCAGGAGTGCCAGGAATCCAGTGGTTCTcttcgcagcagcagcaaggcaaAAACAGACCGCTCTTACAATTCTTTTGGAAGGCCAATGTCGAAGAGCTCTGATCATCACAAGCCTACCTCAGGCACCAGCAACAAACGACGAGTATACAAATCCGATCAAGACAAGATCTATCAGAACCTGTTTTgagttcatcatcatcatgaacGTGCCACTGAAGGCAGCCTCTgctatgtgaattatttataaGTATGTGGGACTTGTATGGTCCGTCGATACTGGTTTCAAACTGCAAAATAACAGTGTTCATGATCTTTAGCAGTGAATGCAATCTTGGTTTTTGCTTTGTTGAGTTATGTTCTTGCTTGCCCGGCTATTTGCAATGCCAGTTTGACTCTGTTATGTCATGGATAAATGAATGTgcaaattctattttttttaagatgATGCACAAAGTCATGTGGATTGCGACCTATGGCAATGCGATAATAATATAGCATTTGCATCATGTTGTTCGGAGCGTAACAGATGGGTGGATTGCTTTTGCCGATAGATGCAGGTGACAAGTGATTTGCAAAGTGCAATTTGGTTCTAGCTTGTGAAATTGTTGAAACTGGTGTAATAAGCCTCTTCTTTGATAAATAAACGTCTTGtgttgatgcttgttctatgtGGATCTGGTTCAGGAATATTTTAGATCAGTACCTTTTCCTGGGGCGTTGTACTTAGAAGTCCTCTTGAATGGAGCTATTTTCGTTGGTCAGCAAAATGTTTAAAATTGTTTAATTTTTACTTTTAGGAATCTGGCTAAATGTTTGACTGAAGGCATCTCTGAATTATGTTCGTGTTCATCGAACAAAACCTTTTATACAGGGAAGAACCATATTCACCTCCCGCTACCAAAAGGTCAGAGCCGTCGGATGAAGTAATGAACGGCCCAGATCTGAGATCACCAAATACAGCTGCCAGCCCGAGTCCACTTCTGACCGACTGACCTGACCTCCTCGTCTCTGTCCCTCTCTCTGATGGTCGTCTTCTCGCGACACCTCGATCCCCGAATCCCCAATCCGACATGTAAAAAAATCCCCAATCCGAACCCAAACCCAGATCTACCAAAAATCCCCAACTCCAATCGACCCTCCTCCGTCGCGATCACCCCTCCCAATCCGACCCCAATTCTACCCGATGCGATTAGCAGCGGCGGCGTAGCGAACCGGCGCGTtcgctagggttagggtttcgagGGTTTGCGCTAGGGTTTGGGTTCGCGATGGGGCGGTCCCGCGGGGTGCCGAATTCCGGCGACGACGACACCGGCCACAGGTTCCGCACGTTAACCCGCCTCCCCGATTTGCGATTTCGTTATGCTACCTCGCGCGCGCGGAGGGATGAGCTGGTGCTGGTTGCAGGTCGAAGCGGAGGAGGGTATCGTCGAGCGGGGATGCGACGGACACCATTTCCGCGGCCATGGGAGGAGCAGGCGAGGGAGGGGGCAAGAAG encodes the following:
- the LOC101760801 gene encoding actin cytoskeleton-regulatory complex protein PAN1, giving the protein MKKASAASRYAAYDSPSPSPSPRRAAPSAPAAAATPGGAHGSSSSRSRALVVAGRSGRDLLGGRPQPQHQGNLGSVLRRLISMDKKPPSAKGHLPVPPAAAAAAAAKNNGGGKLPGLSRKLFQKGPSADAAAANKTKALTDVKNGGNNANTRTLAMVLRSERELLAQSKAQEDEIAALRLQLENKDREVERLKDLCLRQREEIRTLKDAVLFPDAEREPEPDRRLRDEISTLTGQIQCLAQELAQVKAEKHSARSCFEDDGYCSSPRTPGFNEETAFSLECSIGEAETPNYGSPDEMFSKDLNPCLTPCIAKSKSDVSAQIQSSSHSTKECQESSGSLRSSSKAKTDRSYNSFGRPMSKSSDHHKPTSGTSNKRRVYKSDQDKIYQNLF